A single genomic interval of Chloracidobacterium validum harbors:
- the nuoH gene encoding NADH-quinone oxidoreductase subunit NuoH, producing MPAFEQLVEWGIKIAVGFILLMTTVAYLSLIERRLLAFIQMRYGPNRVGPFGLFQPIADGLKFIFKEDLVPLDADKFLYVLAPALSLVPALMTFALIPIGGEVTLPFLDRPVALHVTSINVGILAVLAMTGMGVYGIVMAGYASNNKYSLLGGLRSSAQLVSYELAMSLSIIGVLIQAGSLDLVTIVERQSGAWGLGWHVFWFQPIGFFVFLISMIAETNRAPFDLPEAESELVAGFHTEYSSMKFAMFFIAEYANMVTAAAMATTLFLGGWQGPGVAQVPWLGPVYFILKMAFFLFLYVWLRASSPRLRYDQLMDFGWKFLLPLALVNVVLSATMALWF from the coding sequence ATGCCTGCCTTTGAACAGTTGGTGGAATGGGGCATTAAGATTGCCGTTGGGTTCATTCTGCTCATGACGACGGTGGCGTATTTGTCGCTCATTGAGCGCCGCCTGCTGGCTTTCATTCAGATGCGCTACGGTCCCAACCGGGTCGGACCCTTCGGATTGTTCCAGCCCATTGCGGATGGGCTGAAGTTCATTTTCAAGGAAGACCTCGTTCCGCTCGATGCCGACAAGTTTCTGTATGTGCTGGCCCCGGCGCTGTCGCTGGTGCCGGCCCTGATGACGTTTGCGTTGATTCCCATCGGTGGCGAAGTGACGTTGCCGTTTCTCGACCGGCCCGTGGCGCTGCATGTCACCAGCATCAATGTTGGCATTTTGGCGGTGCTCGCCATGACCGGGATGGGCGTGTATGGCATCGTCATGGCCGGCTATGCCTCAAACAACAAGTATAGTCTGCTGGGTGGGCTGCGTTCCTCGGCGCAACTGGTGAGCTACGAACTGGCGATGTCGCTTTCCATCATTGGTGTGTTGATTCAAGCCGGCTCGCTTGACCTCGTGACCATCGTTGAGCGGCAAAGTGGCGCGTGGGGCTTGGGGTGGCACGTGTTCTGGTTTCAGCCCATCGGTTTCTTCGTGTTTCTGATCAGTATGATTGCGGAAACCAACCGCGCGCCGTTCGACTTGCCCGAAGCTGAAAGCGAACTCGTGGCCGGCTTTCACACCGAATACAGCTCGATGAAGTTTGCCATGTTCTTCATCGCGGAATACGCCAATATGGTCACGGCCGCCGCGATGGCGACCACGCTGTTTTTGGGCGGCTGGCAGGGTCCGGGCGTGGCCCAGGTGCCGTGGCTGGGGCCGGTGTACTTCATCCTGAAGATGGCGTTTTTTCTGTTTCTCTACGTGTGGTTGCGGGCTTCGTCGCCGC
- a CDS encoding alpha/beta fold hydrolase, whose product MSALLVDELTETTSTVAATPATVVVTETFWHWRHGRIRVWETDPHPSGKAIVLLHGYGAMVEHWRKNIPALAADATVYALDLLGFGKSDMPDAHYSARLWGEQVRDFLDARRIAKATLFGHSMGGLVAAQFAHDYAERTDGLVLVDPSGYPPRTPSDFMFRTLRFAAENPILRDLSYWLFATPDIARQGLTSAYFDPRAVTPELVETFVAPLRQPGAKYSYLAVARRPGDFFVNAPNGIAAPTLLVWGGRDRLLPPRLLKPFRELIPHAESVVIPDTGHCPQDETPSAFNAVTLRFLRMNVFNE is encoded by the coding sequence ATGTCTGCCCTTCTTGTGGACGAACTGACTGAAACGACATCTACGGTAGCGGCTACGCCAGCAACGGTGGTGGTCACGGAAACGTTCTGGCACTGGCGACACGGGCGCATTCGAGTTTGGGAAACGGACCCACATCCGTCTGGCAAGGCCATTGTTTTACTTCACGGCTATGGCGCGATGGTCGAGCACTGGCGCAAGAACATCCCGGCGCTCGCGGCTGACGCCACGGTGTATGCGCTCGACCTGCTCGGCTTTGGCAAAAGCGATATGCCGGACGCCCACTACAGCGCCCGGCTCTGGGGCGAGCAGGTGCGGGATTTCCTCGACGCCCGCCGGATCGCCAAGGCAACCCTGTTCGGACACTCGATGGGGGGACTGGTGGCAGCGCAGTTTGCCCATGACTACGCCGAACGGACGGATGGACTCGTCCTGGTCGATCCAAGCGGCTACCCGCCCCGGACACCGTCCGACTTCATGTTCCGCACGCTGCGGTTTGCGGCAGAAAACCCCATTCTCCGCGATCTTTCCTACTGGCTTTTTGCGACGCCAGACATTGCGCGGCAGGGGTTGACTTCAGCCTATTTCGACCCCAGGGCCGTGACGCCGGAACTGGTTGAAACCTTTGTCGCCCCACTCCGGCAACCCGGTGCAAAGTATTCCTACTTGGCCGTCGCTCGGCGTCCCGGCGACTTTTTCGTCAATGCCCCGAACGGTATTGCGGCCCCAACGCTCCTGGTCTGGGGCGGTCGTGACCGCTTGTTGCCGCCGCGCTTGCTCAAACCATTCCGTGAACTGATCCCGCACGCGGAGTCGGTCGTCATCCCAGATACCGGACACTGTCCGCAGGATGAAACACCCAGCGCGTTCAATGCCGTCACGCTGCGGTTCCTGAGAATGAACGTTTTCAACGAATGA
- a CDS encoding M20 metallopeptidase family protein, whose protein sequence is MTPPYSVSAAVLARDARYQRDIADLTPKLIETRRDLHQHPELSNREERTARVVADRLRALGLEVTTGIAHHGVIGVLRGGKPGKVIALRADMDALPIEETRDTPYTSRTPGVMHACGHDVHTTVALGVAEVLSKYRADLPGTVKFIFQPAEEGPPRGERGGAKMMLEEGAFDAPTPDAIFGLHCMPTIEAGSIGYCETSAMASADRFLITVRGKKVHGAYPHEGIDAIVTAATVIEQLQTIRSRRIDTQLPLVLSIGSIHGGNRFNILADEVRMEGTVRTLDPDVHARVEPLMRQILKGVTESHGASYELDYERIVPVTVNHAPLVAQMLPTIRRIVGDAHVLATRPQMGAEDFSYFANRVPAFFYFLGVGNKAKGLTAMLHTPDFDVDEACLPVGVSVMAAMATDWLEAAARQS, encoded by the coding sequence ATGACACCCCCTTACTCCGTATCGGCGGCGGTTCTTGCCCGCGATGCTCGCTACCAACGTGATATTGCCGACCTTACCCCGAAGCTCATCGAAACCCGCCGTGACCTGCATCAACACCCGGAGCTATCCAACCGCGAGGAGCGCACGGCCCGGGTCGTGGCTGACCGCCTGCGGGCGCTGGGGCTTGAAGTCACGACCGGGATCGCGCACCACGGTGTCATCGGTGTGCTGCGGGGCGGCAAGCCGGGTAAAGTCATTGCCCTTCGCGCCGATATGGACGCGCTCCCCATCGAGGAAACCCGCGACACGCCCTACACATCGCGCACGCCAGGCGTCATGCATGCCTGTGGGCATGACGTACATACGACGGTCGCGCTGGGCGTGGCGGAGGTACTCTCGAAGTACCGCGCCGACCTTCCCGGCACCGTGAAGTTCATCTTTCAACCAGCCGAAGAAGGGCCGCCACGCGGCGAACGGGGCGGGGCGAAAATGATGCTCGAAGAGGGCGCGTTTGACGCACCCACGCCAGACGCCATCTTCGGACTGCACTGCATGCCCACGATCGAGGCCGGGTCCATTGGCTACTGTGAAACGTCTGCTATGGCCAGCGCCGACCGCTTTCTCATCACGGTTCGTGGCAAAAAGGTTCATGGGGCGTATCCCCACGAAGGCATTGACGCCATTGTGACTGCGGCGACGGTCATCGAGCAGTTGCAAACGATTCGGAGCCGGCGCATTGATACCCAATTACCGCTGGTGCTTTCGATCGGAAGCATCCACGGCGGCAACCGCTTCAACATTCTGGCCGATGAAGTCCGCATGGAAGGCACGGTGCGGACGCTCGACCCAGACGTTCATGCCCGCGTCGAGCCGCTCATGCGCCAGATTCTGAAGGGCGTGACAGAAAGCCACGGCGCAAGCTATGAACTCGATTACGAGCGGATCGTGCCGGTCACGGTCAACCATGCGCCGCTGGTTGCGCAAATGCTGCCGACCATTCGGCGGATCGTCGGGGATGCCCACGTGCTGGCAACCCGGCCCCAAATGGGCGCCGAGGATTTTTCCTACTTTGCCAATCGCGTACCGGCTTTTTTTTACTTTCTTGGCGTTGGAAACAAAGCGAAGGGGCTAACCGCCATGTTACATACGCCTGACTTTGACGTGGACGAAGCTTGCCTACCGGTCGGCGTATCGGTCATGGCAGCCATGGCAACCGACTGGCTTGAAGCCGCCGCGCGACAGTCCTGA